Within uncultured Methanoregula sp., the genomic segment TCCGGATACAGATGGTAGGAGACCGCTCGCTGCTTCCTGACGATTTGCTGGAAGCTGTCGAAGCAGCAGAAGAGGCCACAAAAAACTATACCGGTTTTTACCTCAACATCGCGCTTGCCTACGGGGGAAGGAATGAGATCCTCCTTGCAGCGCGGGAGATCTTGAGCGAGATCGAGACAAGCCATGCAGACCCGTCCACCATCGATGTCCACATGGTGGAACAACACCTCCACGGGGGCAGGGGTATTCCACCCGTAGATCTGATCATCCGGACCGGGAACGACTGCCGCACATCCAATTTCCTGCCATGGCTGGCAAATGGTCATGAATGCGCAGTTTACTTCTGCGCCCCCTACTGGCCGCTCTTCAGGAAGATCGACCTCCTCCGGGCCATACGGATCTACGACCAGCGGGTATCTTCACGGGTATAAGGAACCGATCTTTTGAGCTACACGAAACCAATCGCGTACTATATTTTGGTCTACGCACAGATCAACTCCTGAGCGGTTATGACGGGCACACCAGACAATAACGCCGTATGGCGCCGGACAACCATCCTCGTGCGGGCGGACATTCTCGAGAGTGCACGGGCACACAAGACCGATATTAACGGAGCCTGCAACCAGGCTCTCGCCGATCTGCTCGGTATTGATCTGCGTCAGCAGCCAATCGGATCGCTGCCGGAACCGGTGCCGGTCATGGTTGCTCCTGACACTTCACCGGCAACAGAAGTAAAATCTGTAACGGAGCCGCAAACCCCCCTCCACCCGGTGATCAATGCCGATGATCCTGCTGCAGTAACAAAAGTGATACAGGCCAAGAAAAAAATCCCGGCCCCGTCCCCAAAGGTTCCTGCTCCGGAATCTTCCCTCAAAGAGCCACGGATCGGGCAGGAACATGAAAAAGATGCAACCCCGTTACCTGAATGCAAGGCAAAAGGAAAAGCGCCGGCTGCCGGGAAGCGGGGAAAAGAAGATCCCGTGAAAAAATTCATCGCGGAAAGGGTCACCCGCGGGGAACCGGATGATGCGATCGTGTCCAAGGACGAGATGTACGATCTCTTTGCCCGGTGGTGCCGCGACCGGCGGATCACACCGGTGCCCGATCGAAGACGTTTCACCCCGTCACTGAAAAACCAGTTCGCTTTCGCAGAGAAAACGGTAGACGGGATTCCCTGCTGGCTGAATGTCCGGATAAAATAACGGTTTTACCGGCCGAACCGGCGTATTCTCGACTGGTAATCCCGCAGTACCCGGAGGAAATCCACCTTCCGGAAGAGTTTCCAGTTCACATCGGAGAAGAAAAGTTCTGAATAGACTGACTGCCAGATGAGGAAATCAGTCAGGTGGTCCCCGCCACTCTTGATCACGACATCGGGAGTATATTTGAAGGTGAGATAGGATTCAAGGAGTTTCTCATCCACGCTTTCAGGCCTGACATGATCCTGGGCCATCCTGCGGATACATTCAGTGATCTCCTCCCTCCCGCTCTTCCCGATGGCAACAACCACATCCATACCGGATCCGGCAATCTCCTCCCGGTCACCGATATGGAGAATCAGATGGGCAATCGTGGCAATCTTCCGGATCTCATCCAGGTACGGCTCCAGGGATTCGGGAGAATCGGTTGCAATGTGGAAGGTTACCCCCCGTATCCCGGGATGTATAGTCGGATTTTGTTTTGCAACTACCGCGGAGATCTCGGTGCACCACTGGGAAATACGGTAGAGATTCTCCGGGGCATCCGCCAGATCCTGCCCGCTTATCATGAAGCATACATGGCCCGGCAGGTCATGGAGCTGTCTCATGAGCATCTGCCCGTAAAGCCAGTAGATCATCGCACTCCCATTATTGTTTATCAAAGTAAAAATTCTTGGGGGTTGACGCTCTGCTGTCGCGGGGCTGATGCACGATTACATAACAAAGCTGAGCAACCGGAACGCGATCGCCCCCAATGCAATGGCTAGGCCGGTCTCGAGAGCGGCGATGGCGAGGGCCTGTTTCCAGCTGAATTCCCGTGCCAGGGCAAGAACCGTGGAGATGCAGGGAGCGTACAGCATGGCCACGAGACCAAAAACAATCAGCTGGACCGGTGTAAGGATCGTGGAGAAGATCGTAGTGCCAAAGAGCGCTGCAAGGGCAAGGATGGTCATCTCCTTTCGTATGAAGCCAAAGACGAACACGACACCGGTCAGTGCGGGAAGGCCAAGGAGAAGAACCGTGATCGGGGAGAGGGCGGTATTGATCGGTTCAAGAAATCCTGCAGCGTACGCAGCAGTGATCGCGATACTGCCGATGATGTATGCGGGAAGAACGATCCAGATGAGCGATTTGGTCCGCTGCCAGGTCTGGCCAAG encodes:
- a CDS encoding undecaprenyl diphosphate synthase family protein translates to MIYWLYGQMLMRQLHDLPGHVCFMISGQDLADAPENLYRISQWCTEISAVVAKQNPTIHPGIRGVTFHIATDSPESLEPYLDEIRKIATIAHLILHIGDREEIAGSGMDVVVAIGKSGREEITECIRRMAQDHVRPESVDEKLLESYLTFKYTPDVVIKSGGDHLTDFLIWQSVYSELFFSDVNWKLFRKVDFLRVLRDYQSRIRRFGR
- the uppS gene encoding polyprenyl diphosphate synthase, with translation MILRPAIDYLYERILRIQCTHVPNHIAIIQDGNRRYAKKAGLDTASGHRAGADRTEEMLDWAHEIGIRHITLYTFSTENFTRDREEVSHLFALFKEKFITVLKDERVKKYRIRIQMVGDRSLLPDDLLEAVEAAEEATKNYTGFYLNIALAYGGRNEILLAAREILSEIETSHADPSTIDVHMVEQHLHGGRGIPPVDLIIRTGNDCRTSNFLPWLANGHECAVYFCAPYWPLFRKIDLLRAIRIYDQRVSSRV